The DNA sequence ATCATCAACGTCATGGCCCGCCGCGACGGCACCGGCTATCTCGTGACCGGCCCGGTGTGGGAGTACTTCGCCGGCGGTGAACGGGTCCTCAAGCCGCAACTGCGGGTCACACCGTTCGAGGACCACGACGCCAGTGGCCGGATGCTGCGCCGCCACCTGGTCCGGCAGGCGCTCGACGGCCTGATCCGGGAGCTGCTGCTCGACCGGTCCAACGGACTCAACGGCAAGACCGTCATCCATCCGAGCCACGCGGCGGCCGTGCACGCCCTCAGTGTTGTCAGCCACGAGGAATACAGTGACGCCGTGGCGATCTGTGACGACTCGGCCGGCGGCCTCGGCGGTGGCGTGCTGCGCAGCCTCTACGGCAACAAGATGAACGAGGTCAAGCCGCACCGCCCGTGGGCCGAGCAGACCCTGCTGCGGGCCAGCGTGTTCGGCGTGGCCGCCGAGGGGGTCGGCTTCGTCGACTTCCTCGACGCCACCGTCAGCCCGGAGCTCGCCGCTTGAGCCACACCGATCCGACCTGGTCCGGGGCCTGGGTCACCGAACGTCTCGGCGTACGGCTCGTCGACGCCACCGGTTCCGACGCGTCCGCGGACACGCCACGCCTGGCGGACCTCGCCGGGCTGGCCGTACGACGCAACCCGCGCCGGGCCCACCTGATCGTCTCCGAGGTGCTCGGCAAGCACATTCCGGTCGACCCGCGGGTGGTCTACACGGCCGGCTGGCTGCTCGGCCGGCGCGTCGCCGAACTACTCGGCGCGAAACTGGCCGACACCGACACCCGGCCCGGCTCCTTACCCGGGATCGGGCCGGACCGTGCGCCGGCCCCGGGTACCGGGATCCCGCCGGCCGGCGTCGCGCACCTGCCCGAGCCACCGCTCGTGTTCGGCTACGCCGAGACCGCCACCGCCCTCGGACACGTCGTCGCCGACGTCTTCGCCGGGGCCGACTACCTGCACTCCACCCGCCGGCCGGTGCCCGGGGTGCCGCTGCTCGGCCGCTTCGACGAGACCCACAGCCACGCCACCGAGCACCTGCTGCTCCCGGCCGACCCGGGCTGGCTCGACCGGCCCGGCCCGCTGCTGCTCGTCGACGACGAACTGTCCACCGGGCGGACCGCGGCGGCGACGATCCGCGCCCTGCACGCCGTACGGCCCCGCGCGCACTATGTCGTGGCGGCCCTGCTCGACCTGCGCACCAGCCCCGACCGGCGGGTGCTCGCCGAACTCGGCGCCGAACTCGGCGCCCGGGTCGACGTGGTGTCGCTGGGTACCGGCGAGGTCGCCCTCCCCGACGACGTGCTCGAACGCGGCCGTGCCCTGGTCGCCGCCGTCGACGGCGGCCAGCCCGCCACCGACCCGCACCCGCCGGCCGGGACGGCACCGGCGACCCGGCCGGCACCGTCGGACGTCTCCCGGGTCGACGCCGACTGGCCCGCCGACCTGCCCGAGGGCGGGCGGCACGGATTCGCCGCCCACCACCGGCCGGCGCTGGCCGACGCGGTGTCCCGGCTCGCCGACCGGGTCGCCGCCGGGCTGCCCGACGACGCGCGGATCCTGGTCCTCGGCACCGAGGAGCTCATGTACGCCCCGCTCGCCCTGGCCTGCCGGCTGGCGCAGACCCGGCGGGGGCCCGTCCGGTTCTCCTCCACCACCCGCTCGCCGGTCCTGGCCGTCGACGAACCCGGCTACGCGATCCGCACCACGCTGGTGTTCCCACCCCACGACCACGAGATCGACGGCGTGCGGTTCGTCTACAACGTCGCGCCGCCGCGCGCCGCCGAACCGTTCGACCGGATCGTGCTGGTGGTCGACCGGACCGCCGACACGGAGCGGCTGTGGCAGGACGGCGGCCTGGTGCCGACGCTACGCGCGGTCAGCGGCGGCGTCACCGTCGCTGTCGTACCCGATCTGGTTCCGGCGGTGGCCGCGCCACCGGCGGGGCGGGAGGAGCCCCGATGACCCTGCCCACGCCGCTGTACGGGCCCGACTTCTCCTCGTACGACGCGGCCGAGGTCACCTGGCTGCTGACCGACCTGTCGCACGTCGAACTGGAGGCGCCGGTCGAGCAGCGGGAGGCACGGATCCAGTCCGGCGCCGCCCACTACGCCGAGTCGCTGCCGACCGAATACCAGCCGTCCGGGGAATACCTGGACCTGTTCCACGCGGCGCTGGCCGAGTCCGCCGAACGCGTCGCGCACGCGGTCGGCGTGGTCACCGAACTGGTGCTGGCGCAGCGGGAGGCACCGGTGCTGGTGTCGCTGGCCCGCGCCGGCACCCCGATCGGCATCCTGATGCGTCGCTGGGCGCGGTACGCCCATGGTGTGACGCTGCCGCACTACACCGTGTCGATCGTGCGCGACCGCGGCATCGACCGGGTGGCGATGCGATACCTGGCCCGGCACCACGACCCGGCCCAGGTCATGTTCGTCGACGGGTGGACCGGCAAGGGCGCGATCTGCCGGGAACTGCGGGCCGCGCTCGACGTACTGGCCGAACAGGACGGGCTGGTCTTCGACCCGACCCTGGCCGTGCTCGCCGACCCGGGCAACTGCGTGACCGTCTTCGGCACCCGCGACGACTTCCTGATCCCGTCGGCGTGCCTGAACTCGACGGTGTCCGGACTGGTGTCGCGCACCGTGCTCAACGAACGGCTGATCGGGCCGGAGCAGTTCCACGGCGCGAAGTTCTACCGGCACCTCGCCGACGCCGACGTCTCCAACCTGCTGCTCGACCGGATCACCGACCGGTTCCCGGCCGTCGCCGACCGGGTCGCCGCCGACTGGCCGGCGCTGGCCGCGTCGGACCGCACCCCGGACTGGAGCGGCTGGCACACCGCGGTCCGGCTGACCCGCGAGTACGGGCTCGACAACGTCAACCTGCTCAAGCCCGGGGTCGGCGAGACGACCCGGGTGCTGCTGCGCCGGGTGCCGTGGCGGGTCCTGATCCGCCCCGACGCCGTCGCCGACCTGGGACACGTACTGCTGCTCGCCGAGCAGCGCGGCGTACCGGTGGAGAAGGTCGCCGACCTGCCGTACTCGGCGGTGGGTCTGATCCGGCCACGCGGCGCGGCCGACCCGACGGACGTGACGTCGTGAGCACCGTCATCGCCACCGACCTCGACGGCACCGTGCTGTTCTCCGAACGCGCGATGGCGGCCGGCACGACGCGCCCGGACCCCGCCGACCTGGTCCCGGTCGACATCGACGGCGACCGGACGTACGCCTACATGACCGTCGACACCGCCGCCCGCTGGGCCGACCTGGCCGCGGCCGGGGTGGTGGTGCCGGCCACCACCCGCTCGGTCCCGCAGTACCTGCGGCTGCGGCTGCCCGGCCGGGCGCCGTCGCACGCCATCGTCTGCAACGGGGCCCGGCTGCTCGTCGACGGCGAGTCCGACCCGGTCTGGGAGCGGCAGGTCCGCCGCAACATGGCCGCCGCCGCGGCCACCTTCGACGCGGTCTGGCGGCAGGGCGTCGACTGGCACGGCCGGCGCGGTTTCGCCGCGGTGCGCGCGGTCGAGGACTTCTTCCTCTACCTGACCGTGGAGACCCGCGAGGCATGGCTGCCGGAGTTCGCCGCCGAGGCCGGCGAGTGGGCCGGTGCCTGCGGCTGGCGGGTGTCGCTGCAGGGCCGCAAGCTCTATCTGCTGCCGTCCAGCCTGGACAAGGCCGCCGCCGTCGCCCACGTCGCGCAACGGCTGGCCGCCGGTCGGGTCGTCGCCGGCGGCGACTCGCTGCTCGACGCCGATATGCTGCGGGCCGCCGACGCCGCCATCCGGCCCGCGCACGGCGAACTGCACCTGACCGGATTCACCGCACCACACTGCCGGACCACCGCGTCCTCCGGCGCCGCCGCCGGCGACGAGATCGCGAAATGGTACGGCGAACAGACCATCGACCGGCCGACGTCCACGGCACCCCGCTGACACCACGAGGAGACGAAGATGTCCACCGCCCTGGTCAAGGGGCAGAACACCGCCCTGACCGCGCCCCAGGTACGGGTCGTGGTCGAGGTCGCCTGCCCGACCGACCTGTCCGCGCTGCTGGTCGCGGCGAACGGCAAGGTACGTACCGACGCCGATTTCGTCTTCTACAACCAGCCGACCGGGCCGGGGGTCTCCTGCCGCCAGCCCTCTCCGGGGCAGCCGTGGGAGATCTCGGTCGACACCGGTGCGGTGCCGGCCGACGTGGAGAAGGTCCGGATCGTCGTCAGCGTCGACGGGCAGGGGCAGCGGTTCGGCCAGGTGGCGCCGCCCACCGCCCGGGTCTACGACGGGTCCGGTGCCGAACTGGTCAACTACGCGGTCACCGGGCTCAACACGGAGAGCATCGTCATCGCTCTGGAGCTCTACCGGCGGGCCGGGGCATGGAAGATCCGGGCGGTCGGGCAGGGCTACGCCGGTGGGCTCGCCGACCTGATCCAGGACCACGGCGTCGTCGTCGACGGGGCACCCGCGGCGGCGGCCCCGACGCCGGCCCCGCAGGCCGCGCCGCCGCCCCCGGTCACCCAGGCACCGCCACCGCCGCCCCCGCCGGTCGCCCCGCCGCCGCCGCCCCCGGTCACCCAGGCACCGCCACCGCCGCCCCCGCCGGTCGCCCCGCCGCCCCCGCCGCCGGTCACCCACGCGCCGCCGCCACCGCCCCCACCGGCCGCGCCGCAGTACTCACCGCCGCCGCAGGCGCCCGCGCCGCAGTACACCCCGCCGCCGCCGGCCCCCACGCCGCAGTACACCCCGCCGCAGGCCGCACCCCCGCCCCCGCCGCCGGCACCACCGGCGCCGCAGCCACCGGCGCCCCAGCCGGCCGCGCCGCAGCCACCGGCCGCCGCCCCGATCTCCATGGAGAAGACGCTGGGTCGGCCGGGCGCCCCGGTCAGCCTTTCCAAGGGCGAGCGGGTGTCGCTGCGCAAGGAGAACGGTGTCCAGCTCACCCTGGTCCGGATGGGCCTCGGCTGGGACCCGATCAAGCGGCGCGGCCTGTTCGGCAGCCGGGAGATCGACGTCGACCTCGACGCGTCGGCGATCCTGTTCGCCGACCAGCAGCCGATCGACATCGCCTTCTACAACCAGCTGCGCAGCAAGGACGGGTCGATCGCGCACACCGGCGACAACCGCACCGGCGACGGTGACGGCGACGACGAGTCGATCATCGTGGACCTGGCCCGGGTGCCCGCCCACGTCACGACGGTGCTGTTCGTCGTCACGTCGTACCAGGGGCACACCTTCGAGCAGGTCGAGGCGGCGTTCTGTCGGCTCGTCGACGAGACGACCCGCCAGGAGCTGGCCCGCTATACGCTCTCGGGCGGTGTCGGCACCACCGGCATGGTGATGGCCAAGGTCTACCGGGAGGGTGGCGTCTGGAAGATGATGGCCATCGGCGAGCCGATCCAGGGCCGTCAGCCCCTGGAGCTGATCCCCATGCTGGGCCGCTTCCTGTGACCGTGGCTGCCACCCGCTAGATCGCCACCGAGGAGAGAGTGATGGCGCAGGTCCTCGTCAAGGGACAGAACGCTCCCCTGACCGTGGCCCGGCTCCGCGTGACCGTCGAGACGCCGGGGCCGGCCGACCTGTCGGCGTTGCTGCTCACCGACAGTGGCCGGGTACGCACCGACGCCGACTTCGTGTTCTACAACCA is a window from the Polymorphospora rubra genome containing:
- a CDS encoding cysteine protease StiP family protein, yielding MTLPTPLYGPDFSSYDAAEVTWLLTDLSHVELEAPVEQREARIQSGAAHYAESLPTEYQPSGEYLDLFHAALAESAERVAHAVGVVTELVLAQREAPVLVSLARAGTPIGILMRRWARYAHGVTLPHYTVSIVRDRGIDRVAMRYLARHHDPAQVMFVDGWTGKGAICRELRAALDVLAEQDGLVFDPTLAVLADPGNCVTVFGTRDDFLIPSACLNSTVSGLVSRTVLNERLIGPEQFHGAKFYRHLADADVSNLLLDRITDRFPAVADRVAADWPALAASDRTPDWSGWHTAVRLTREYGLDNVNLLKPGVGETTRVLLRRVPWRVLIRPDAVADLGHVLLLAEQRGVPVEKVADLPYSAVGLIRPRGAADPTDVTS
- a CDS encoding TerD family protein, with amino-acid sequence MSTALVKGQNTALTAPQVRVVVEVACPTDLSALLVAANGKVRTDADFVFYNQPTGPGVSCRQPSPGQPWEISVDTGAVPADVEKVRIVVSVDGQGQRFGQVAPPTARVYDGSGAELVNYAVTGLNTESIVIALELYRRAGAWKIRAVGQGYAGGLADLIQDHGVVVDGAPAAAAPTPAPQAAPPPPVTQAPPPPPPPVAPPPPPPVTQAPPPPPPPVAPPPPPPVTHAPPPPPPPAAPQYSPPPQAPAPQYTPPPPAPTPQYTPPQAAPPPPPPAPPAPQPPAPQPAAPQPPAAAPISMEKTLGRPGAPVSLSKGERVSLRKENGVQLTLVRMGLGWDPIKRRGLFGSREIDVDLDASAILFADQQPIDIAFYNQLRSKDGSIAHTGDNRTGDGDGDDESIIVDLARVPAHVTTVLFVVTSYQGHTFEQVEAAFCRLVDETTRQELARYTLSGGVGTTGMVMAKVYREGGVWKMMAIGEPIQGRQPLELIPMLGRFL
- a CDS encoding phosphoribosyltransferase family protein, yielding MSHTDPTWSGAWVTERLGVRLVDATGSDASADTPRLADLAGLAVRRNPRRAHLIVSEVLGKHIPVDPRVVYTAGWLLGRRVAELLGAKLADTDTRPGSLPGIGPDRAPAPGTGIPPAGVAHLPEPPLVFGYAETATALGHVVADVFAGADYLHSTRRPVPGVPLLGRFDETHSHATEHLLLPADPGWLDRPGPLLLVDDELSTGRTAAATIRALHAVRPRAHYVVAALLDLRTSPDRRVLAELGAELGARVDVVSLGTGEVALPDDVLERGRALVAAVDGGQPATDPHPPAGTAPATRPAPSDVSRVDADWPADLPEGGRHGFAAHHRPALADAVSRLADRVAAGLPDDARILVLGTEELMYAPLALACRLAQTRRGPVRFSSTTRSPVLAVDEPGYAIRTTLVFPPHDHEIDGVRFVYNVAPPRAAEPFDRIVLVVDRTADTERLWQDGGLVPTLRAVSGGVTVAVVPDLVPAVAAPPAGREEPR